From the genome of Geothrix sp. 21YS21S-4, one region includes:
- a CDS encoding methyl-accepting chemotaxis protein, translating to MSMFERLNVRGKLVLMVLMPMLGYAFFNLRDTWGSFQEIRAAGLTAQGFDLSQPLWRAFTFNIAVSFVVWMVTFVVVYRLSVSITRPLQELADGLRRSDLTLQLPITGQDEVGQAALAFNTYNGRLRTIFTQLAGTSGSVASGASQLSASSVQMASSSGLIAENSEGQRAAFERVAAAVTQLSASIEQVSGNIRRSQREAEAAVTAVNQGANAGQESASAMEDIRSAASSMVAAVRLIQDIARQTNLLSLNAAIEAAKAGAMGKGFAVVAEEVRKLAERSGAAAREIGELIERSNASVDQGAQMVAATVSALGTIEANIQGLAAVILEVGAAADEQARTSTEVAEQVDANLDRIAQNATATREMARTVAEVSNTASELARIADSQHHAVSQFKV from the coding sequence ATGTCGATGTTTGAACGCCTGAACGTGCGGGGCAAGCTGGTGCTGATGGTCCTGATGCCCATGCTGGGCTACGCGTTCTTCAACCTCCGCGACACCTGGGGCAGCTTCCAGGAGATCCGCGCGGCGGGCCTCACCGCCCAGGGCTTCGACCTCTCCCAGCCGCTGTGGCGCGCATTCACCTTCAACATCGCCGTATCGTTCGTGGTGTGGATGGTGACCTTCGTCGTGGTCTACCGGCTCAGCGTGAGCATCACGCGGCCCCTCCAGGAACTCGCCGACGGCCTGCGTCGGAGCGACCTGACGCTTCAGTTGCCCATCACCGGCCAGGATGAAGTGGGCCAGGCCGCCCTGGCCTTCAACACCTACAACGGCCGCCTGCGGACCATCTTCACCCAGCTGGCGGGCACCTCGGGATCCGTGGCCAGCGGGGCTTCCCAGCTCTCCGCCTCCAGCGTCCAGATGGCCTCCAGCAGCGGGCTCATCGCCGAGAATTCCGAAGGCCAGCGGGCCGCGTTCGAGCGCGTCGCCGCCGCCGTCACCCAGCTGTCCGCCTCCATCGAGCAGGTCTCGGGCAACATCCGGCGCTCCCAGCGGGAAGCCGAAGCCGCGGTGACCGCCGTGAACCAGGGCGCGAACGCGGGCCAGGAGAGCGCCAGCGCCATGGAGGACATCCGCAGCGCCGCCTCCAGCATGGTGGCCGCGGTCCGCCTCATCCAGGACATCGCCCGCCAGACCAACCTCCTGTCCCTCAACGCCGCCATCGAAGCCGCCAAGGCCGGCGCCATGGGCAAGGGCTTCGCCGTGGTCGCCGAGGAAGTGCGCAAGCTGGCCGAGCGCAGCGGCGCCGCGGCCCGGGAGATCGGCGAGCTGATCGAGCGCAGCAATGCATCCGTGGATCAGGGCGCGCAGATGGTGGCCGCCACCGTCAGCGCCCTGGGCACCATCGAAGCCAACATCCAGGGCCTGGCCGCGGTGATCCTGGAAGTGGGCGCCGCCGCCGACGAGCAGGCCCGCACCAGCACCGAGGTCGCCGAGCAGGTGGACGCCAACCTAGACCGCATCGCCCAGAACGCCACCGCCACCCGTGAAATGGCCCGCACCGTCGCCGAAGTCTCCAACACCGCCAGCGAACTGGCCCGCATCGCCGACAGCCAGCACCACGCGGTGAGCCAGTTCAAGGTCTAG
- the meaB gene encoding methylmalonyl Co-A mutase-associated GTPase MeaB → MPSPADLLASLRRGDPRALGRAISWMENGHPAARGLLAGLWPFLGGAEVIGITGAPGAGKSTLTDQLARALRAEGRKVGILAVDPTSPFTGGAILGDRIRMGRVAGDPGIFIRSMATRGALGGLARATQDAIDLLDAAGFGTILVETVGVGQDEVDVVACVQTCCVVLVPGMGDEIQAIKAGIMEVADLFVINKADRDGADQVEREIEAMKSLSPPRAWDPPVARTVAQQGTGVSALLERIREHGQYLRQGDGLALKARERARLRVESLLAEEALRRARAAAGAARIEAAIGAVAARTLDPYSAVAEILDHS, encoded by the coding sequence ATGCCCTCTCCCGCCGACCTGCTGGCGTCCCTCCGCCGCGGCGATCCCCGCGCCCTGGGCCGGGCCATCTCCTGGATGGAGAACGGCCATCCCGCCGCGCGGGGACTGCTGGCCGGACTGTGGCCGTTTCTCGGAGGCGCCGAGGTGATCGGCATCACCGGCGCACCCGGCGCGGGAAAGAGCACGCTCACGGACCAGCTCGCCCGGGCGCTGCGGGCCGAGGGCCGGAAGGTCGGCATCCTGGCGGTGGATCCCACGTCCCCCTTCACCGGGGGCGCGATCCTGGGCGACCGCATCCGCATGGGCCGCGTCGCCGGCGATCCGGGGATCTTCATTCGCAGCATGGCCACCCGCGGGGCGCTGGGCGGCCTCGCCCGCGCCACCCAGGACGCCATCGACCTGCTGGACGCCGCCGGATTCGGCACCATCCTCGTGGAGACCGTGGGCGTGGGCCAGGACGAGGTGGACGTGGTGGCCTGCGTCCAGACCTGCTGCGTGGTGCTGGTGCCGGGCATGGGCGACGAGATCCAGGCCATCAAGGCCGGGATCATGGAAGTGGCCGACCTGTTCGTGATCAACAAGGCCGACCGGGACGGCGCGGACCAGGTCGAGCGCGAGATCGAGGCCATGAAATCCCTGTCCCCGCCGCGGGCCTGGGATCCTCCCGTCGCCCGCACGGTGGCCCAGCAGGGCACCGGCGTGTCCGCCCTCCTGGAGCGAATCCGCGAGCACGGCCAATACTTGCGCCAAGGGGACGGCCTCGCCCTCAAGGCTCGGGAGCGCGCCCGACTGCGGGTGGAGAGCCTCCTGGCGGAGGAGGCCCTGCGGCGGGCGCGGGCGGCGGCCGGAGCGGCCCGGATCGAGGCCGCGATCGGGGCGGTGGCCGCCCGAACCCTTGACCCCTACTCGGCGGTGGCGGAAATTCTCGACCATTCTTGA
- a CDS encoding bacteriohemerythrin: MGNPNTFLRWRRQFELGLEPIDAQHRELVDALQRLEGLLAGEGGAAVDEELASVARHLVRHCQTEESLMKEMGFPDRVAHAEEHQSLIRAVRDLQYRRLRGAAVGREEIVLLGEALDCHICEWDRAYADQLKAVQHV, from the coding sequence ATGGGAAATCCAAACACTTTTCTGCGTTGGCGCAGGCAGTTCGAGCTGGGGCTGGAGCCGATCGACGCTCAACACCGGGAGCTGGTCGATGCGTTGCAGCGGCTGGAAGGGCTGTTGGCGGGCGAGGGCGGCGCAGCGGTGGATGAGGAGCTGGCTTCCGTCGCGCGGCATCTGGTGCGGCATTGCCAGACGGAGGAGTCCCTGATGAAGGAGATGGGGTTCCCGGACCGCGTCGCCCATGCGGAAGAGCATCAGAGCCTGATCCGCGCGGTGCGCGACCTGCAGTACCGGCGATTGCGAGGTGCCGCGGTCGGGCGGGAGGAGATCGTCCTGCTCGGAGAGGCGCTGGACTGCCACATCTGCGAGTGGGACCGAGCCTACGCCGACCAACTGAAGGCGGTCCAGCACGTCTGA
- a CDS encoding 4-hydroxyphenylacetate 3-hydroxylase family protein, whose protein sequence is MNKDQYIESLRRLNLKVYLFGELVENPVDHPMIRPSLNSVAMTYELAEQEEYKDLMTATSQLTGKTVNRFCHLHASTEDLVKKVKMQRLLGQKTAACFQRCVGMDAFNAIYSTTFEIDAKCGTTYHQRFVEYMKFVQENDLTVDGAMTDPKGDRSLAPSKQEDPDLYLHIVEERPDGIVVRGAKAHQTGALNSHEHLIMPTQAMREEDKDYAVSFAVPSDAEGVFMIYGRQSCDSRKLEPGADIDLGNSEFGGHEALVVFEDVFVPWDRVFLCREWEFAGMMVERFAGYHRQSYGGCKVGVGDVLIGAAALAADYNGAAKANHIKDKIIEMTHLNETLYACGIACSAEGCKTKAGNYQIDLLLANVCKQNVTRFPYEIARLAEDIAGGLMVTMPSEADYKHPKVGRYVKKYLKGAVGMGTENRMRILRLIENLTLGAAAVGYRTESMHGAGSPQAQRIMIARQANVEAKKALARKIAKVKDSENK, encoded by the coding sequence ATGAACAAAGACCAGTACATCGAAAGCCTGCGGCGGCTGAACCTGAAGGTGTACCTCTTCGGGGAGCTGGTGGAGAATCCGGTGGATCACCCGATGATCCGGCCGTCCCTCAACTCCGTGGCGATGACGTACGAGCTGGCGGAGCAGGAGGAATACAAGGACCTGATGACGGCCACGTCGCAGCTGACCGGGAAGACGGTGAACCGGTTCTGCCACCTCCACGCGAGCACCGAGGACCTGGTGAAGAAGGTCAAGATGCAGCGCCTGCTGGGCCAGAAGACCGCGGCCTGCTTCCAGCGCTGCGTGGGGATGGACGCCTTCAATGCGATCTACTCGACCACGTTCGAGATCGACGCGAAGTGCGGCACGACCTATCACCAGCGCTTCGTCGAGTACATGAAGTTCGTCCAGGAGAACGACCTGACGGTGGACGGCGCCATGACCGATCCCAAGGGCGACCGCTCCCTGGCCCCCTCCAAGCAGGAGGACCCGGACCTCTACCTCCACATCGTCGAGGAGCGGCCCGACGGGATCGTGGTGCGCGGCGCCAAGGCGCACCAGACGGGGGCGCTGAACTCCCACGAGCACCTGATCATGCCCACCCAGGCCATGCGCGAAGAGGACAAGGACTACGCCGTGTCCTTCGCGGTGCCGTCGGATGCCGAGGGCGTCTTCATGATCTACGGCCGCCAGTCCTGCGACAGCCGCAAGCTGGAGCCGGGCGCGGACATCGACCTCGGCAATTCCGAGTTCGGCGGCCACGAGGCCCTGGTGGTCTTCGAGGACGTGTTCGTGCCCTGGGACCGGGTGTTCCTGTGCCGCGAGTGGGAGTTCGCCGGAATGATGGTGGAGCGCTTTGCGGGCTACCACCGGCAGTCCTACGGCGGGTGCAAGGTGGGTGTGGGCGACGTGCTGATCGGCGCCGCGGCCCTGGCCGCCGACTACAACGGCGCGGCCAAGGCGAACCACATCAAGGACAAGATCATTGAGATGACCCATCTCAACGAGACGCTGTACGCCTGCGGGATCGCCTGCTCGGCGGAGGGCTGCAAGACGAAGGCGGGCAACTACCAGATCGACCTGCTGCTGGCCAACGTCTGCAAGCAGAACGTCACGCGCTTCCCCTACGAGATCGCCCGCCTCGCCGAGGACATCGCCGGCGGCCTGATGGTGACCATGCCTTCCGAAGCGGACTACAAGCACCCCAAGGTCGGGCGCTACGTGAAGAAGTACCTCAAGGGCGCCGTGGGAATGGGTACCGAGAACCGGATGCGCATCCTCCGCCTCATCGAGAACCTCACCCTGGGCGCCGCGGCGGTGGGCTACCGCACGGAATCCATGCACGGCGCGGGGTCGCCCCAGGCCCAGCGGATCATGATCGCCCGCCAGGCCAACGTGGAAGCCAAGAAGGCCCTGGCTCGGAAGATCGCAAAGGTGAAAGACAGCGAGAACAAGTAG
- a CDS encoding acetyl-CoA hydrolase/transferase family protein, protein MDWRDDYRQKLMPADAAVTAVQSGDRVVVGHAAGVPSDLLKAMVAQRDRLRDVEMVHMLCLGDGGYLDEGMESHFRFNGIFVGSNARKAVEEGRGDYTPCYFHQFPGLFKEQLPVDVAVIQVTHPDADGFCSFGVSCDYTKPAAHLARTVVAEVNDRMPWVGGDNLIHVSELDRVVEVSHPLFELPLPKIGETERLIGGYCADLVEDGSTLQLGIGAIPDAVLMFLKDKKDLGIHSEMFSDGLIDLVNLGVVNGSRKSIHKGELVSTFLMGSQRLYDFVDRNAQVKLYPVDYVNHPTVVMQNSRMVSINSCIEVDLMGQVGSESIGLKQFSGVGGQVDFVRGTAMAQGGRSIIAVPSTASGGKLSRIVPFLAQGAAVSTPRNDVDFVVTEFGIAHLRGRTLRQRAQSLIAIAHPAFRDGLAEEFDRRFAPSTCAIGV, encoded by the coding sequence ATGGATTGGCGAGACGACTACCGGCAGAAGCTGATGCCCGCGGACGCGGCCGTGACGGCCGTGCAGAGCGGCGACCGGGTGGTGGTGGGCCACGCGGCGGGCGTGCCCTCGGACCTGCTGAAGGCGATGGTCGCCCAGCGGGACCGGCTGCGGGACGTGGAGATGGTCCACATGCTGTGCCTGGGCGACGGCGGCTATCTGGACGAGGGGATGGAATCCCACTTCCGCTTCAACGGGATTTTCGTCGGGAGCAACGCCCGCAAGGCGGTGGAAGAGGGCCGCGGCGACTACACGCCCTGCTACTTCCACCAGTTCCCCGGGCTGTTCAAGGAGCAGCTCCCCGTGGACGTCGCGGTGATCCAGGTGACGCACCCCGATGCGGACGGCTTCTGCAGCTTCGGCGTCTCCTGCGACTACACCAAGCCCGCCGCCCACCTCGCCCGGACCGTCGTCGCCGAGGTCAACGATCGGATGCCGTGGGTCGGCGGCGACAACCTGATCCATGTGTCCGAACTGGACCGCGTGGTGGAGGTCTCCCATCCCCTCTTCGAGCTGCCTTTGCCGAAGATCGGCGAGACGGAGCGGCTGATCGGGGGCTACTGCGCGGACCTGGTGGAGGACGGCTCCACGCTCCAACTGGGCATCGGCGCCATCCCCGACGCCGTCCTCATGTTCCTCAAGGACAAGAAGGACCTGGGCATCCACTCGGAGATGTTCTCGGACGGCCTCATCGACCTGGTGAACCTGGGCGTGGTGAACGGCAGCCGCAAGTCCATCCACAAGGGCGAGCTGGTCTCCACGTTCCTCATGGGCAGCCAGCGGCTCTACGATTTCGTGGACCGCAACGCGCAGGTGAAGCTCTACCCGGTGGACTACGTGAACCATCCCACGGTCGTCATGCAGAACAGCCGGATGGTCTCCATCAACTCCTGCATCGAAGTGGACCTCATGGGCCAGGTGGGATCCGAATCCATCGGGCTCAAGCAGTTCAGCGGCGTGGGCGGCCAGGTGGACTTCGTGCGCGGGACGGCCATGGCGCAGGGCGGCCGGTCCATCATCGCCGTGCCCTCCACCGCCTCGGGCGGCAAGCTCTCCCGGATCGTCCCCTTCCTCGCGCAGGGCGCGGCGGTCTCCACGCCGCGCAACGATGTGGACTTCGTGGTCACTGAATTCGGGATCGCCCACCTGCGGGGCCGGACCCTCCGGCAGCGCGCCCAGAGCCTGATCGCCATCGCCCATCCCGCCTTCCGGGACGGCCTGGCGGAGGAATTCGACCGCCGCTTCGCTCCTTCCACCTGCGCCATCGGGGTCTGA
- a CDS encoding 4-hydroxybutyrate dehydrogenase yields the protein MQLFSLKTRLSRFDSFAAFAEAFQLSSRDLVLTHGFLHEPFMRELPCHFVMQERYGAGEPSDVMMNRILQDVKGLAFDRVIAVGGGTVIDIAKLFVLEGLDDVVAAFERTIPIVKAKQLVIVPTTCGTGSEVTNLSIAEITSKHTKMGLADDAILADDAVIIPELLRGLPFQFYATSAIDALIHAMESYVSPKSNPYTRLYCKAAIELILDVFTRIVEEGPNYRFQRLEDMLMASNFAGIAFGNTGVGAVHALSYPLGGTYHVPHGEANYQFLTAVFQRYQAKQPQGRIEELNALLAGLLHTGPSAVYDRLDLLLGQLCAKNRLRSYGMQRVEIEAFADTVIQKQGRLLANNYVALSRDEIRDVYQSLY from the coding sequence ATGCAGCTGTTCTCGCTCAAGACGCGCCTGAGCCGGTTCGATTCGTTCGCGGCCTTCGCCGAGGCCTTCCAGCTCTCCAGCCGGGACCTCGTCCTCACCCACGGCTTCCTCCATGAACCCTTCATGCGGGAGCTTCCCTGCCACTTCGTGATGCAGGAGCGCTACGGCGCCGGCGAGCCGTCCGACGTGATGATGAACCGCATCCTCCAGGACGTGAAAGGCCTCGCCTTCGACCGCGTGATCGCCGTGGGCGGAGGCACGGTCATCGATATCGCCAAGCTCTTCGTTCTGGAAGGCCTGGATGACGTGGTGGCGGCCTTCGAGCGGACCATCCCCATCGTCAAGGCCAAGCAGCTGGTCATCGTGCCCACCACCTGCGGGACCGGAAGCGAGGTCACCAACCTCTCCATCGCCGAGATCACGTCCAAGCACACCAAGATGGGCCTCGCGGACGACGCGATCCTCGCGGACGACGCGGTGATCATCCCCGAGCTGCTCCGCGGGCTGCCCTTCCAGTTCTACGCCACCAGCGCCATCGACGCGCTGATCCACGCGATGGAGTCCTACGTCTCCCCCAAGTCGAACCCCTACACGCGCCTCTACTGCAAAGCGGCCATCGAGCTGATCCTCGACGTGTTCACCCGGATCGTCGAGGAGGGGCCGAATTACCGTTTCCAGCGCCTGGAGGACATGCTGATGGCGAGCAATTTCGCCGGCATCGCCTTCGGCAACACCGGCGTGGGCGCGGTCCACGCCCTTTCCTATCCCCTGGGCGGGACCTATCACGTCCCCCACGGGGAAGCGAACTACCAGTTCCTTACGGCGGTGTTCCAGCGCTACCAGGCCAAGCAGCCCCAGGGGCGCATCGAGGAGCTCAACGCGCTGCTCGCGGGCCTGCTCCACACCGGGCCGTCCGCGGTGTACGACCGGCTGGACCTGCTCCTCGGCCAGCTCTGCGCCAAGAACAGGCTGCGTTCCTACGGCATGCAGCGCGTGGAAATCGAGGCCTTCGCCGACACCGTGATCCAGAAGCAGGGTCGGCTCCTGGCCAACAATTACGTCGCCCTCTCGAGGGACGAGATCCGCGACGTCTACCAATCCCTCTATTAA
- a CDS encoding aldehyde dehydrogenase family protein, with protein sequence MPHLEEVESVDIKSMVAKARKAQAIFEKNFSQEQVDEMVRLAGQTVYDNAHMLSKLAVEETGMGVLEDKIAKCQGKSMGVWHDLKDKKSMGVLRVDEKTKLIEIGKAIGVIAGITPVTNPVVTPMSKIMFSLKTKNAIIIAPHPKARICSGLTVDLILKALEPLGLPDGMVQIVTEPSVEKTQELMKACDLVVATGGMAMVKAAYSSGKPSYGVGAGNVQVILDREIDFADAAGKVIAGRKFDNGIICSGEQSFIYHQDDRAEVMAAFAAHGAYLVPEGEREQVVKAVFENGNLARDTVGQSVAFIARKAGISIPAGTKVLVLEAKGIGEEDIICKEKMCPVLAAFSYATFDEAIRIATANLLLEGTGHTAGIHSNNQEHIAQAGTQIPVSRVIVNAPCATTAGGSVEGGLAFTNTLGCGSWGGNSISENFTYKHLLNITRIASTAKKKTAERAPAFV encoded by the coding sequence ATCCCGCACCTCGAGGAGGTTGAATCCGTGGACATCAAGAGCATGGTCGCCAAGGCCCGCAAGGCGCAGGCGATTTTCGAGAAGAACTTCAGCCAGGAGCAGGTGGACGAGATGGTCCGCCTCGCCGGACAGACGGTCTACGACAACGCCCACATGCTGTCGAAGCTCGCCGTGGAAGAGACGGGCATGGGCGTCCTGGAGGACAAGATCGCCAAGTGCCAGGGCAAGTCGATGGGCGTGTGGCATGACCTCAAGGACAAGAAGTCCATGGGCGTCCTGCGCGTGGACGAGAAGACGAAGCTCATCGAGATCGGCAAGGCCATCGGCGTCATCGCCGGGATCACGCCGGTGACCAATCCCGTGGTCACGCCGATGTCCAAGATCATGTTCTCGCTCAAGACGAAGAACGCGATCATCATCGCCCCCCACCCCAAGGCCCGCATCTGCTCCGGTCTCACCGTGGACCTGATCCTCAAGGCCCTGGAGCCCCTGGGCCTGCCGGACGGGATGGTCCAGATCGTCACCGAGCCCTCCGTCGAGAAGACCCAGGAACTGATGAAGGCCTGCGACCTCGTGGTGGCCACGGGCGGGATGGCCATGGTCAAGGCCGCCTATTCGTCGGGCAAGCCCTCCTACGGCGTGGGCGCCGGCAACGTCCAGGTGATCCTGGACCGGGAGATCGACTTCGCCGACGCGGCCGGAAAGGTGATCGCCGGCCGGAAGTTCGACAACGGGATCATCTGCTCCGGCGAACAGTCCTTCATCTACCACCAGGACGACCGCGCGGAGGTGATGGCCGCCTTCGCCGCTCACGGCGCCTACCTGGTGCCGGAGGGCGAGCGCGAGCAGGTGGTGAAGGCGGTTTTCGAGAACGGCAACCTCGCCCGCGACACCGTGGGCCAGTCAGTGGCCTTCATCGCGCGGAAGGCGGGCATCTCCATTCCCGCGGGGACGAAGGTGCTGGTGCTGGAAGCCAAGGGCATCGGCGAGGAGGACATCATCTGCAAGGAGAAGATGTGCCCCGTGCTGGCGGCCTTCTCCTACGCTACGTTCGACGAGGCCATCCGCATCGCCACCGCCAACCTGCTGCTGGAAGGCACCGGCCACACGGCGGGGATCCACTCCAACAACCAGGAGCACATCGCCCAGGCCGGCACCCAGATCCCCGTATCGCGGGTGATCGTGAATGCCCCCTGCGCCACCACCGCCGGCGGTTCCGTGGAGGGCGGGCTGGCCTTCACCAACACCCTGGGCTGCGGGAGTTGGGGCGGCAATTCCATCTCCGAGAACTTCACCTACAAGCACCTTCTGAACATCACCCGCATCGCCTCCACCGCGAAGAAGAAGACCGCCGAGCGCGCCCCGGCCTTCGTCTAG